Proteins encoded together in one Microcaecilia unicolor chromosome 3, aMicUni1.1, whole genome shotgun sequence window:
- the LOC115465798 gene encoding gastrula zinc finger protein XlCGF26.1-like, translating into MDDLESETPEQMYSSVTDDGFRNNSKRMRMDGGQQKEEWNHKDPSRGSPDPSADCEGGISNIISTRVKARAQKPERLNRQERNGSYWPKLVQPGRLKDERHFKCADTLETFTTDSNFVEHHISRLRSEVHYFQDMHKTNPSGYAGASEKTCKSFECDKSFNQKMNLQLHKMAHIGHKPFKCSKCDKCFKNKAGLQRHEMNHMGYKPFKCSECNKCFKNKAGLQRHEMNHMGYKPFKCSECDKCFNRKSNLQVHKMIHTGYKPFKCSECDKCFSRRSNLKLHKMVHTGNKPFKCSECDKSFSQKSSQQLHEMIHTGHKPFQCSECDKSFIQKGNLQLHEMVHTGYKPFKCSKCDKCFKRKAELQRHEMNHTGKKPFKCSKCDKQFGSKTELQMHIVIHMEDKPFKCCECDKCFSRKGHLELHKMTHTGHKPFKCSECDKSFSLKKNLQRHKMAHTGHKPFKCSECDKCFKSKADLQQHEMNHMGYKPFKCSECDKCFNRKNNLQVHKMTHTGYKPFRCSECEKCFNRKSSLQLHKMIHTGHKPFKCFECHKCFSQKGDLQRHEMSHTGERPFICSECDKCFSQKRNLQRHKMIHTK; encoded by the exons ATGGATGATCTTGAATCGGAGACACCTGAACAGATGTATTCTTCTGTAACAG ATGATGGATTTAGAAATAATAGTAAAAGAATGAGAATGGATGGTGGGCAGCAGAAAGAGGAATGGAACCACAAAGACCCCTCCAGAGGCAGTCCAGATCCTTCAGCTGACTGTGAGGGAGGTATCAGTAACATAATATCAACCAGGGTGAAAGCAAGAGCCCAGAAACCAGAAAGATTAAACAGACAAGAGAGAAACGGCAGCTACTGGCCAAAACTTGTACAACCTGGAAGACTCAAAGACGAGAGACATTTTAAATGTGCCGATACTTTGGAAACCTTTACCACAGATTCAAATTTTGTGGAGCACCACATAAGCAGGCTTAGGTCTGAGGTTCATTACTTTCAagatatgcacaaaactaacccatctggATACGCTGGAGCCAGTGAAAAAACATGTAAAAGTtttgaatgtgataaaagtttcaaTCAGAAAATGAACCTACAACTGCATAAAATGGCTCATATAGGAcataaaccatttaaatgttccaaATGCGATAAATGTTTCAAAAACAAAGCTGGGCTGCAACGACATGAAATGAATCACATGGgatacaaaccatttaaatgttctgaatgcaaTAAATGTTTCAAAAACAAAGCTGGGCTGCAACGACATGAAATGAATCACATGGgatacaaaccatttaaatgttctgaatgcgaTAAATGTTTCAATAGGAAAAGCAACCTGCAAGTGCATAAAATGATTCACACAGGAtataaaccatttaaatgttcagaatgtgataaatgtttctctCGAAGAAGCAATCTGAAATTGCATAAAATGGTTCACACAGGaaacaaaccatttaaatgttctgaatgtgataaaagtttcagtcAGAAAAGCAGCCAACAATTGCATGAAATGATTCACACAGGACACAAACCATTTcagtgttctgaatgtgataaaagtttcatTCAGAAAGGGAACCTGCAACTGCATGAAATGGTTCACACGGGAtataaaccatttaaatgttccaaatgtgataaatgtttcaaaaggaAAGCGGAGCTGCAACGGCATGAAATGaatcacacaggaaagaaaccatttaaatgttccaaATGTGATAAACAATTCGGAAGCAAAACTGAACTGCAAATGCATATAGTGATTCACATGGaagacaaaccatttaaatgttgtgAGTGTGATAAATGTTTTAGTCGAAAAGGTCATCTGGAATTGCATAAAATGACTCACACAGgacacaaaccatttaaatgttcagaatgtgataaaagtttcagtttgaaaaagAACCTACAACGGCATAAAATGGCTCACACGGGAcataaaccatttaaatgttctgaatgtgataaatgtttcaaaagcaaAGCTGACCTGCAACAGCATGAAATGAATCACATGGgatacaaaccatttaaatgttctgaatgtgataaatgtttcaatcGGAAAAACAACCTGCAAGTTCATAAAATGACTCACACAGGTTATAAACCATTTAGATgttcagaatgtgaaaaatgttttaaCCGGAAAAGCAGCCTGCAATTACATAAAATGATTCACACAGgacacaaaccatttaaatgttttgaatgtCATAAATGTTTCAGTCAGAAGGGGGACCTGCAAAGGCATGAAATGAGTCACACGGGAGAGAGACCATTtatatgttctgaatgtgataaatgttttagtCAGAAAAGGAACCTGCAACGACATAAAATGATTCACACAAAATAG